Proteins co-encoded in one Haladaptatus sp. ZSTT2 genomic window:
- a CDS encoding MFS transporter — MAGDGVRETLREVAGLERDVLVLSVAMLAFSLSYQMTDRYIAAYLQALGAGAGVIGVFGSFKQFIAAVYPYPGGAISDRIGTRRALTLFGVLSVGGFVLWFLAPGLGGPLPAWAWLFVGLVLVQAWNSLGLGATFALVKQSVDAAHLARGFAATEVVRRVGFLLGPLIATAIFAATVGLLDGFQAVLVVAIGFAVLATVAQRVLYDPTGDTIGKAWGGLASVREDLAALPKPLRPLLVGDTLVRFANGMVHVFFVLVVVDQLQVSVRLPVIGFLRPEAFFGVLLAVEMAVALLVMLPSAWVADRRGLKPVVATGFSVYALTPILLISVPADAALVALVFAFSGLRFAGLPAHKALIVGPAKTGAGGRVTGAYYLLRNALTVPGAAVGGLLYSQSPTLAFTSATVVGLLGTGYFLVFGVEPTA, encoded by the coding sequence ATGGCAGGTGACGGCGTCCGTGAGACGCTCCGTGAGGTTGCAGGACTCGAACGCGACGTGCTCGTGTTGTCGGTTGCGATGCTCGCGTTCAGCCTTTCATACCAGATGACCGACCGCTACATCGCCGCCTACTTGCAGGCGCTCGGCGCGGGTGCGGGCGTCATCGGCGTGTTCGGGAGTTTCAAGCAGTTCATTGCGGCCGTCTATCCCTACCCCGGCGGGGCGATTTCCGACCGCATCGGGACGCGCCGCGCGCTCACGCTGTTCGGCGTGCTCTCAGTTGGTGGCTTCGTACTCTGGTTTCTCGCGCCCGGCCTCGGCGGCCCGCTTCCGGCATGGGCGTGGCTGTTCGTCGGCCTCGTGCTCGTCCAAGCGTGGAACTCACTCGGCCTCGGCGCGACGTTCGCGCTCGTCAAACAGAGCGTCGATGCGGCCCACCTCGCTCGCGGTTTTGCGGCCACCGAAGTGGTGCGCCGCGTCGGCTTCCTGCTTGGCCCGCTCATTGCAACGGCCATTTTCGCGGCCACGGTCGGTCTCCTCGACGGCTTTCAGGCGGTGTTGGTCGTCGCCATCGGCTTCGCCGTCCTTGCGACGGTTGCCCAGCGCGTCCTCTACGACCCGACTGGCGACACGATTGGCAAGGCGTGGGGCGGGCTTGCCTCGGTCCGTGAAGACCTCGCGGCGCTCCCGAAACCACTCCGGCCGCTGCTCGTCGGGGATACGCTCGTCCGGTTCGCAAACGGCATGGTCCACGTGTTTTTCGTCCTCGTCGTCGTCGACCAGTTGCAGGTGAGCGTGAGGCTCCCCGTCATCGGATTCTTGCGCCCGGAAGCCTTCTTCGGCGTCCTGCTCGCCGTCGAGATGGCGGTTGCCCTGCTCGTGATGCTCCCGAGCGCGTGGGTGGCAGACCGTCGCGGACTGAAACCGGTCGTTGCGACCGGGTTTTCGGTGTACGCGCTCACCCCGATACTCCTGATTTCGGTGCCCGCAGACGCCGCGCTCGTCGCGCTTGTGTTCGCCTTTTCGGGGCTGCGCTTTGCCGGACTCCCCGCGCACAAGGCGCTCATCGTTGGTCCCGCGAAAACGGGCGCAGGCGGGCGAGTGACCGGCGCCTACTACTTACTCAGAAACGCTCTCACCGTGCCCGGTGCGGCGGTTGGCGGGCTCCTCTACAGCCAGTCGCCAACGCTCGCATTCACGAGTGCAACCGTGGTTGGCCTCCTCGGAACGGGCTACTTCCTCGTCTTTGGCGTGGAGCCAACAGCATAA
- a CDS encoding dihydrolipoyl dehydrogenase family protein yields the protein MTHVAIIGAYGSAGVAVAQSLADEAVDLTLVDDGEPGGGLCILRGCMPSKEVLSAAAHRFQARHDDRLSGVPEVNLDRVVETKDVHISNFAKHRREAVHRLAKRENVEFIHDTATLLGDRVVEVGDRTIEPDYLVIATGSTVNVPDIEGIDEVDFWTSDDVLDTPSLPDSGIVMGFGVIGLELAPYLSECGVSVTVIEHDARPLDDAPAEYGDWILDLYRNQFDIEILTHTHEQSVEQTAEGVRLTVERDGEEEIIEADDLFVFTGRRPNVDGLGLENTSLTVERGWVSETMQAVEDERTYVVGDANDKEPLLHVAKEQGFKAAENILADRAGEPVEAYENYRHLVVFSGLGVYPYARVGHTEKSAREAGFDPITVTREASSDGVFKTKNHPEGTASLVCARDGTVLGYQGLHYHADVMAKTMQVVVANEMDVRTLPDRAYHPTTPEILDGLFRAAKDDL from the coding sequence ATGACGCACGTCGCAATCATCGGCGCGTACGGGAGCGCCGGGGTCGCCGTCGCCCAGTCGCTCGCAGACGAGGCTGTAGACCTCACGCTCGTAGACGACGGCGAGCCGGGCGGCGGCCTCTGTATTCTCCGTGGCTGTATGCCCTCGAAGGAAGTGCTGTCTGCGGCTGCCCACCGCTTTCAAGCTCGCCACGACGACCGGCTTTCCGGCGTCCCCGAAGTGAACCTCGACCGAGTGGTCGAAACCAAAGACGTGCACATCTCGAACTTCGCCAAACACCGTCGAGAGGCCGTCCACCGGCTTGCGAAACGAGAGAACGTCGAGTTCATTCACGACACCGCAACCCTCCTCGGAGACCGCGTGGTCGAAGTCGGTGACAGAACCATCGAACCGGACTACCTCGTAATTGCCACTGGTTCGACCGTCAACGTGCCCGATATCGAGGGGATAGACGAGGTTGACTTTTGGACGAGCGACGACGTGCTCGATACACCCTCGCTCCCCGATTCGGGAATCGTGATGGGCTTTGGCGTCATCGGCCTCGAACTCGCGCCGTATCTGAGCGAGTGTGGCGTCTCGGTTACGGTCATCGAGCACGACGCCCGCCCGCTCGACGACGCGCCAGCCGAGTACGGCGACTGGATTCTCGATCTCTACCGCAACCAGTTCGACATCGAGATTCTGACGCACACCCACGAGCAGTCGGTCGAACAGACGGCCGAGGGCGTTCGGCTGACCGTCGAACGCGACGGTGAGGAGGAAATTATCGAGGCCGACGACCTGTTCGTGTTCACGGGACGGCGTCCGAACGTGGATGGTCTCGGGCTCGAAAACACCAGTCTCACGGTCGAACGCGGGTGGGTGAGCGAGACGATGCAAGCTGTTGAAGACGAGCGAACCTACGTCGTGGGCGACGCGAACGACAAAGAGCCGCTGTTGCACGTCGCCAAAGAACAGGGGTTCAAAGCCGCAGAAAACATCCTCGCAGACCGCGCGGGCGAGCCGGTCGAAGCGTACGAAAACTACCGCCACCTCGTCGTGTTCTCGGGGCTCGGCGTGTATCCCTACGCTCGGGTGGGCCACACCGAAAAATCGGCGCGCGAGGCGGGCTTCGACCCCATCACCGTCACCCGCGAGGCGTCGAGCGACGGCGTGTTCAAGACAAAAAATCACCCGGAAGGAACCGCCTCACTCGTTTGCGCGCGCGATGGCACCGTCCTCGGGTATCAGGGACTGCACTACCACGCGGACGTGATGGCGAAGACGATGCAAGTCGTCGTGGCGAACGAGATGGACGTACGCACGCTTCCCGACCGGGCGTACCACCCGACAACGCCGGAGATTCTCGATGGGCTGTTTCGCGCGGCAAAAGACGACCTATAG
- the mutL gene encoding DNA mismatch repair endonuclease MutL: MSDRPAIRQLDATTIERIAAGEVVERPASVVKELVENSIDADATRITVAVERGGKDGIKITDDGVGMSRDDVELAIQKHTTSKIRDVSDLEAGIGTLGFRGEALHVIGAVSRLSIRTKPRGGDTGTELRYEGGSVEHVKPAGCPAGTTIEVEDLFFNTPARKKYLKQDGTEFAHVNAVVTQYALANPDIAVTLTHNDREVFSTTGQGSLEATILSVYGREVASSMMAVEQVPPGPLADLSGVVSHPETTRSSSEYVSTYVNGRYVTSKPVRNAVVEAYGSQIAPDRYPFAVLFLDVPADTVDVNVHPRKMEVRFGDDAAVHDQVKHAVEGVLMREGLVRTSAPRGRSAPEQTEIVPETEREEATEEAAADATDEPSTSISHPATRRRTRRHSDSRPERRRRSRPAAASRPSAEQPSESEEVANQPQPTPETAQGKTQHKNPEPRRKFRSQPEQQTLTGEPTSEETGYDRLPSLRVLGQISDTYIVAETPDGMVLVDQHAADERVNYERLKQQFLGDVPAQELATPVALELTAREAELFSAYREALAELGFEATLEAERMVELTAVPAVVAGAADPALLRDVLSEFVSAERPAETVDAVREHLLGDLACYPSITGNTSLTEGSVVDLLAALDACENPYACPHGRPVIIEFSREEIESRFERDYPGHAGRRAE, from the coding sequence ATGAGCGACCGGCCCGCCATCCGCCAGCTCGACGCGACCACCATCGAGCGAATCGCGGCGGGCGAGGTTGTCGAACGCCCGGCGTCCGTGGTGAAAGAACTGGTCGAAAACAGCATCGACGCAGACGCCACGCGCATCACCGTCGCCGTCGAACGCGGTGGCAAAGATGGCATCAAAATCACCGACGACGGCGTTGGAATGAGCCGCGACGACGTGGAACTGGCAATTCAAAAACACACCACGAGCAAGATTCGAGACGTTTCTGACCTCGAAGCTGGCATCGGCACGCTCGGCTTTCGCGGCGAGGCACTCCACGTCATCGGCGCGGTCTCGCGGCTTTCCATCCGCACGAAACCGCGCGGTGGCGACACCGGCACGGAACTGCGCTACGAAGGCGGGAGCGTCGAGCACGTAAAGCCCGCCGGGTGTCCGGCCGGGACGACCATCGAAGTCGAAGACCTCTTTTTCAACACGCCCGCTCGAAAGAAGTACCTTAAACAAGACGGGACGGAGTTCGCCCACGTGAACGCCGTCGTCACCCAGTACGCCCTCGCCAACCCCGACATCGCGGTGACGCTCACCCACAACGACCGGGAGGTGTTTTCGACCACCGGGCAAGGGTCGCTCGAAGCAACAATTCTCTCGGTGTACGGCCGCGAGGTGGCGTCGTCGATGATGGCGGTCGAACAGGTGCCGCCCGGCCCACTCGCAGACCTCTCAGGCGTCGTAAGCCACCCCGAAACCACCCGGAGCAGTTCTGAGTACGTCTCGACCTACGTCAACGGCCGGTACGTTACCTCGAAACCCGTCCGCAACGCGGTGGTCGAAGCCTACGGCTCGCAGATTGCCCCCGACCGCTACCCGTTCGCGGTACTGTTTCTCGACGTTCCCGCAGACACCGTGGACGTGAATGTCCACCCACGAAAGATGGAGGTGCGATTCGGTGACGACGCGGCGGTTCACGACCAGGTGAAACACGCCGTCGAAGGTGTGCTCATGCGCGAAGGGTTGGTCAGAACGTCGGCCCCACGCGGTCGCTCAGCACCCGAACAGACCGAAATCGTACCCGAGACTGAGCGTGAGGAAGCAACAGAGGAGGCTGCGGCCGACGCAACCGATGAACCGAGCACGTCTATTTCGCATCCCGCAACCCGCAGACGCACTCGGCGGCATTCTGACTCGCGCCCCGAACGACGGCGACGGTCGCGGCCTGCGGCGGCGTCACGACCGTCGGCCGAGCAGCCATCCGAAAGTGAGGAAGTCGCGAATCAGCCACAGCCCACGCCGGAAACAGCGCAGGGAAAAACACAACACAAAAACCCGGAACCACGCCGAAAATTCCGCTCCCAACCCGAACAGCAGACGCTGACCGGCGAGCCGACGAGCGAGGAAACCGGATACGACCGGTTGCCGTCGTTGCGGGTGCTTGGCCAGATCTCTGATACCTACATCGTCGCGGAGACGCCGGACGGGATGGTGCTCGTAGATCAGCATGCAGCCGACGAGCGCGTGAACTACGAACGTCTCAAACAGCAGTTTTTGGGCGACGTGCCCGCCCAAGAACTCGCTACGCCCGTCGCGCTCGAACTCACCGCTCGCGAGGCTGAGTTGTTCTCAGCGTACCGTGAAGCACTTGCAGAACTCGGGTTCGAGGCGACGCTCGAAGCAGAGCGCATGGTCGAACTGACCGCGGTTCCGGCGGTGGTGGCGGGGGCCGCAGACCCGGCGTTGCTCCGGGATGTGCTCTCCGAGTTCGTCTCCGCTGAGCGCCCCGCGGAGACGGTCGATGCCGTTCGCGAACATCTCCTCGGAGACTTGGCGTGCTATCCGTCGATTACCGGCAACACGTCGCTCACCGAAGGGTCGGTGGTTGACCTGCTCGCCGCGCTCGATGCGTGTGAGAATCCCTACGCCTGCCCTCACGGCCGTCCGGTCATCATCGAGTTTTCGCGCGAGGAAATCGAATCGCGCTTCGAGCGCGACTACCCGGGGCACGCGGGTCGGCGCGCCGAGTGA